Proteins encoded together in one Hylaeus volcanicus isolate JK05 chromosome 3, UHH_iyHylVolc1.0_haploid, whole genome shotgun sequence window:
- the LOC128873352 gene encoding RNA-binding protein squid-like: MAAVDCYQNQAQAESTGQQTQNQQQQSQSHQQQATAGIPGKDDERKLFVGGLSRNTTDKELRDHFGKFGEIESITVKIDPYTGVSRGFAFMVFTNPKTIDKLLASGEHYINKRKVDPKRVSKKPQHGKIFVGGLTPEITDDDIKSYFGQYGTIVELQAPFDKVKNQRKGFCFITFDSKEVVYKLLKTPKQTINGKEVDVKKVKVNPDSRNQGFWGPGYGYGYGGGYGYIPEYCNGYQGGYDDIYANFDYETYDGYDNMGYGAQGKPRGNGQGPRQFQRHQPY; the protein is encoded by the exons ATGGCGGCGGTTGACTGTTACCAGAATCAAGCCCAGGCCGAGAGTACCGGTCAACAGACACAAAACCAACAGCAACAGTCTCAGTCCCATCAGCAACAAGCCACCGCTGGAATTCCAGGCAAAGATGACGAGCGGAAGCTGTTCGTTGGTGGCCTATCGCGTAATACCACCGACAAGGAGCTGCGAGATCATTTTGGTAAATTCGGAGAGATCGAAAGTATCACCGTTAAAATTGATCCCTACACGGGAGTCTCGCGAGGCTTCGCATTCATGGTTTTCACCAATCCCAAGACGATCGACAAGCTTCTGGCTTCTGGGGAACACTACATCAATAAACGAAAG GTGGATCCAAAACGGGTGAGTAAAAAGCCTCAGCATGGGAAAATTTTTGTGGGTGGTCTTACTCCGGAAATCACTGATGATGATATCAAATCGTATTTTGGACAATATGGTACTATCGTCGAATTACAAGCACCATTCGATAAGGTAAAAAACCAGAGAAAAGGATTCTGCTTCATAACATTTGACTCCAAGGAAGTCGTGTATAAATTACTCAAAACACCAAAACAAACGATAAACGGTAAAGAAGTGGAtgtcaaaaaagtaaaagttaatCCAGATTCGAGGAATCAAGGATTCTGGGGCCCGGGATACGGTTACGGTTACGGCGGTGGTTATGGCTACATTCCCGAATATTGTAATGGCTACCAAGGAGGCTACGACGATATATACGCGAACTTTGATTATGAAACTTACGACGGTTATGATAATATGGGATACGGAGCGCAAGGTAAGCCACGGGGAAATGGACAGGGACCACGTCAATTTCAAAGACATCAAccgtattaa